A DNA window from Engystomops pustulosus chromosome 6, aEngPut4.maternal, whole genome shotgun sequence contains the following coding sequences:
- the ATG12 gene encoding ubiquitin-like protein ATG12 yields the protein MVQRMTYPIIRSALRYHAWEAESVGDSYCCLVTSLSLRFRLFREPLPESKMEEAGENHPALPANGGSDAAGEAAPAPAVSPATEEPHSETKRKIDVLLKAVGDTPIMKTKKWTIERTRTVQGLMDFIKKYLKLEASEQMFIYVNQSFAPSPDQEVGVLYECFGSDGKLVLHYCKSQAWG from the exons ATGGTTCAGAGGATGACCTATCCCATCATCCGCTCGGCGCTCCGCTATCACGCCTGGGAGGCTGAGTCTGTCGGTGACAGTTATTGCTGCCTCGTGACGTCACTTTCGCTTCGCTTCCGGCTTTTCAGGGAACCATTGCCAGAAAGCAAGATGGAGGAAGCGGGCGAAAATCACCCGGCGTTACCCGCTAATGGAGGCAGCGATGCAGCGGGCGAGGCCGCACCCGCACCGGCCGTGTCACCGGCCACCGAGGAGCCGCACAGCGAAACGAAGCGGAAAA TCGATGTCCTGCTGAAGGCCGTGGGGGATACGCCGATAATGAAGACTAAGAAGTGGACCATAGAGAGGACGCGGACGGTGCAAGGCCTGATGGACTTTATCAAAAAGTACCTGAAGCTGGAAGCGTCTGAGCAGATG TTCATCTACGTCAACCAGTCGTTTGCTCCGTCACCTGATCAGGAAGTTGGCGTCTTGTATGAG TGCTTTGGCAGCGATGGAAAGCTTGTGCTACATTACTGTAAATCCCAAGCTTGGGGGTGA